Genomic DNA from Haloplanus aerogenes:
GAAAGCGGCCTGCTGAGCGTCGACGTGGTCTCGGTTCATTCACCGCAACGGCGAGACGATGGCGTCGATGTCGGCGTCGCCGTCGATCAACTGCCGCCGTTTCATCCAGTCGAGGTGGTAGTCGAGGTCGTCGCGGTCCGCGAGTTCCGGCACCTCGTACTCGGGCACGTCGATAGCGGCGCGGACGGCGTCGGCGTCCACGTCCTCGAAGAGATCCGGCGCGACGGCCTCGTCCTTCCAGAGCATGTCGAGGTACTGGTCGCGGTAGGCGTCGGGATCGGCGTTGATTTCCTCGACGGCACGGCGGTACGCGCGCATGAACGCGTCGAGCGTCTCGCCCTCCAGCGCCTCCGCGCCGACGACGCCCATGTGATTCTCGAATTCCAGCACTTTCTCGAAGCCGAGGTGTTCGGCGAGGGTGATGTGCGGGTCGAGGAGCGTGACAGCCTCGACGTCGCCGTCCCGGAGCGCGCGGAGGCGGTCGGTTGGCATCCCGTGACCCTCGATGACCACCTCGTCTTCGTCCATGTGCTCTTCGAGCGCTCGGATGGCCGTGTACTCCTGTCCCGTCCGTCGGTTGACGCCGACGGGAACGTTCGCCAGATCGGACGGCTCCTCGATATCCGAGTCGGGGCGGACGAACACCGCGTACGGCTGGTCCGCGAAGGTGCCCTTGGCGACGATGCGGCCGTCGTCGAACTCCCACGTCCGCTTCAGACTCTCCCACTTGCAGATGGGGTAGAGGTCCACGTCGTTGTCGCCGGTCAGCGTCTCCTCCGCCGGAATGTACTTGTTCGTCACGCAGGTCCGGTCCCGCTCGATCAACTCGACGTCGAGCCCTTCGTCGGCGAAGTAGCCACGCTCCGCGGCGACGCGCTGGGGCAGCATGAACGAGAAGGGTAGGTGGAACACCCTGATCGTCTCAGTTGCGGACATACGACGTGGATACGACCATATGAGTATAAAAGTTCCTCAGAAACCTTTATTAATAGCCCACAGTATCGACTGCGTGGGGACAGATCGAATGAGGCGGATCAACGACGAGCGGGCAGACGACGAACAGGTCGCGGACGGCGTGTATCTCGCCGACCTCGCGGCTGGTGAGCGCGCGTCGATGAAACACTGGCGAGTCGAACCGGGAGCCACGCTCCCCGTCCACCGGCACGACAACGAGCAGATCGGTTACATGATTCGGGGGACACTCACGGCGATCACGGAAAACGAGGAGATCACGCTCCGCCCGGGCGATTCGTACCTGTTCAAATCTGGCGAACTCCACGGTGCCGAAAACCGCGGCGACGAGCCCGCAGTCGGCATCGGCGTCCTCTCGCCGCCTCGTTCCGATCCGGACTGGAAGCAGTCGTAACGACCGGTCCGGCGAGAATCGCTGAACAGTTACGATACTCCCGAACCATACCACTCCCACACCGTTACTCACGACCGACGAGCCGGTCACAGCGCGCGACCGGTACCGTCCCGTCTCGTCCCCGTTCCATCCTCGCCGCTCGTAGTAGGCGTCGAGCGCGTCGTCGACGCACTCGGCATAGTTCCGGTCCGTGGGCGGTAGTCACATACGTTCGGGGCGGGTAGTCGCGGAGGCGCATGGACGCGAACGACCGCGGGTTGGTGAAGTTCACCGCACTCGCTCACGCCCTCTTTCACACCTACGAGCTGTCGATCCCGCTGTTCATCGGCGTCTGGATGGCAGAGTTCGACGCCTCGGCGGCGCTCGTCGGGACGGTCGTCGGCGCGGGCTACGCCCTCGTCGGCCTCGGGGCACCCGTCAGCGGTGTCCTCTCGGATCGGCTCGGCTCCCGCCGACTCATCACCCTCTCGGTCGTCGGCATGGGGGGAGGATTCGCGCTCGTGAGCCTCGCCGACGGCGTGTTCGTCCTCGGGGTCGCGGTGGTGGTGTGGGGCGCGTTCGCCAGCCTCTATCATCCGGCCGGACTCTCGCTCATCAGCCGCTCCGCGGACGCACGGGGGAGCGTCTTCGCGTACCACGGCGCCGGCGGCAACGTCGGCACCGCGTTCGGCCCGCTGGCGACCGTGGTACTCCTGCTGACGGTCGAGTGGCAACTCGCGGTCGGACTGCTGGCCCTGCCCGCGTTCGCCGCGGCGCTGGTCGGACTGCGGATCGAGTTCGACGCCGCTGGCGGCAACAGCGATGGCGATGGCGGCGGGACGACAGAGACCCTCGGCACCGAACTGCGGCGGACGGTCGCCGAATCGCGGGCGCTGTTCGGCGCCGCCTTCACCGTCGCGTTCGTCGCCGTCCTCCTGTACGGGACGTACTACCGCGGACTGCTCACCTTCCTCCCCGACGTGCTCGCCGAGTCGCCGTCGCTCGTCCCCGTCGAACTGTTCGGCTACGACGTCGACCCCGCACAGTACGTCTACACGGGGCTGCTGACCGTCGGTATCGGCGGGCAGTACGCCGGCGGCCGACTCACCGACCGCGTCCCCAGTACGACTGCGTTCGTCGCCGCCTTCGCCGTGCTGGCCGGCCTCGCGTTCGCCTTCCCAGTAGTGCGAACACTGGGGGTGGTCCCGCTCGTCGGCGTCTGTCTCGCGCTCGGGTTCGTCGTGTACGGCACCGCACCGATCTATCAGGTCGTCATCGCGGAACACGCCGCGGACGACGCGCACGGCCGCTCCTACGGCTTCACCTACCTCGCGATGTTCGGCGTCGGCGCGGCCGGCGCGTCCGTAGCCGGTGTCGTCCTCACGCACGCCACCAGCGCCATCCTGTTTGCAGTGTTGGGACTCGTCGCGGCCATCGGCTGTGGCGTCGTGGTCTGGCTCCGTCGCCTGTAGCCGGTTGGAGACTGTCGACCCGCGGCGACGGGGAAACCTATATCGGTCGGCACTCGCCAGTAGTGGCATGGACGCCGTCGATCACATCAACATCGACGTGGACGACCTCGACGCCGCGTACGAGTTCTACCGGGACGTACTCGACCTCGACCTCCTCCGCCCGCCGGAGGATTTCAAAGGCGCGCACGTCATGTTCGAGACGGGCGCAGGGACGGTCGTCACGCTGATGGAGACGGGTCGCGCCGAGAAGTGGGACGAGGAAGGGCTGGATCACCCGCTCGACAAGGCCCACATCGCCTTCGAGACGGATCGCGACACCTATCAGTCCCTAATGGCCCACCTGGAGGGCCAGTTTCCGAAACAGGGGCCCTACGACTGGGGCGAGTTCGAGGGCTTCTACTTTCTCGATCCCTCGGGGAACCTGCTCGAAATCATCACGTACGATCCGGCGCCAGCGGACCGGGAGCGGCGGCTGATGGACCACGACGACGTGGAGTAGCGACGCCGGCGCTACGTCGACCGGTGTGTGACGCCCGCACGAGGCGGTACGCTAATATGTGCATAGGTAGCACACGTGGCACACCATGAGCGGAATCCCGGGCTACGACTTCGGCGACGAGTCCGTGCCAGACGCGCCGATCAGCATGGCCGAGTTCGAGCGGTTGAAAGACACGGTGATGTGGTCCGACGAGGATGACGAGTATCTCCGGATGGCGGGGGAGACGCTCGAACCACAGGTCGACGACATGCTCGACCGGTGGCTCGGCTTCCTCTCCACCTTCGAGTTCATGAACGACTACCGGCGGGACGTGGATACGGGCGAACTGATCGAGGAGTACGGCGACCGCTCACGGCCGCGATACGGGCAGTGGATACGGGACACCTGTGACACGCCGTACGACGAGGACTGGCTCGACTACCAGTTCGAAATCGGGCGGCGACACCACCGCACGAAGAAAAACGAGACGGACGACGTGAACGCGGCGCCCCACATCAACCTCCGGCACATCACGCCGCTGATCTACCTCCACACCGCCACGGTTCGGGAGTTCCTGCAAAACGGCGACCACACCGAGGAAGAGATCGACAAGATGTACCAGGCGTGGTTCAAGTCGGTGGTGCTGCAGGTGACGCTGTGGAGCTATCCGTACACGAAAGAGGGGGACTGGTGAGGCGGGGCGGCGCGGCGTAACGGACGCCAATCAGCGGTGACGACGAGTATCAGTCGTCCTCGACTCGCGCTTCTTCGAACCGGAGTCGACGAGTATCAGTCGTCCTCGACTCGCGCTTCTTCGAACCGGAGTCGACGAGTTCAGTCGTCCTCGACTCGCGCTTCGACCCCCGCCATATCCTCGATGACCTGCATCACGCCGGAGTTGTCGTCCTTGCCGCGGCCGGTCGCGACCATCGACTTGTACATCTCGTGGACGAGTTCGGTCTGGGGCATCGGCGACTGGTAGGCCTCGCCGGCATCGGTGGCGATGCGGAGGTCCTTGTACTGGTAGTCGGCGAAGAAACCGGGTTCGAAGTCGCCCTGAATCATGCTGGGCGCGCGGTTGTCGAGCGTCCAGCAACCGGCGGCGCCGCCGCTGATCGCGTCGACGACGGCTTCCAGATCGGCGTCGGCCTGATACGCGAAGACCAGCGCCTCGCTGACGGCCTGCATCGTCCCCGCGACGACGATCTGGTTACAGGCTTTGGTGACCTGGCCCGCGCCGTTGTCGCCGCAGTACGTGATCGTCTCGCCCATCACGTCGAGGATCGGCCGGACCTTCTCGAGGACGTCCTCGTCGCCGCCGACCATGATGGAGAGCGACGCCTCGATCGCGCCCTCCTCACCGCCGCTGATCGGCGCGTCGAGCATGTTCGCACCGCGCTCGCGAACCTCCTCGGCGAGGTCCTCGGTCACTATCGGCGAGATGGTGGAGTTGTCGATGACCACGTCGCCCTCGCTCAGACCGGCGAGGACGCCGTCCTCCCGGCGCATGACCTCCGCCACCACGTCGTGGTCCGGCAGACACATGATCGTCACGTCGGCGCGTTCGGCCGCCTCCTTCGGCGTCTCGGCCGCCTCACCGCCCGCCTCGACGTGTTCATCAACCGGTTCCTGGGAGCGGTTGTGACCGATCACGGTGTACCCCGCATCGAGCAGGTTCTTCGCCATCGGTCCGCCCATGATGCCGAGTCCGACGAATGCGATTGTCTCGTCTGCCATATCCAGTTCACTCCGCTCGGCCGACATAAAAGAGTCGGAACCGGGAATCGGCTTCGGGGACCGTTTGATGGGGGCTGGTGGCGAACGGGTGTCCATGACCGACGCCGATTCGACCACCGACACGACCCAACCCGCCAGCGACGACGCCGTCGAACGACGCCTCGGCCGTCGCCTGCGGGAGCGCGAGGAGACTCTCGCCGTCGCCGAATCGCTCACTGGCGGCCTCGTCGGCTCACTGCTGACCGACGTGCCCGGCTCCAGCGACTACTTCGACCGCAGCGTCGTCGCCTACTCGAACGACGCCAAACTCGACTGTCTCGGCGTCACTCGGGAGTCGCTGGACGACCACGGCGCCGTCTCCGCCCCCGTCGCCCGCGAGATGGCTCGGGGCGTCCGCGACGACGCCGAGGCGACATGGGGCGTCTCGACCACCGGCATCGCCGGGCCGTCCGGTGGTACGGACGAAAAGCCAGTCGGCCTCGTCTTCGTCGGCGTCGCCTACGCCGCCCCGTGGGGCACTGGTGACTCCTTCGTCCACGCCGAACGCCGCGTCTTCGACGGCGACCGCTGGACCGTCAAACGCGAGAGCGCGCGGTGGGCGCTCCGGACGCTCGATGCCGCGCTGGACTAGTTCGTCGTCACCAGTTCGACCACGTCCCGGTCGTCGAGTTCGTGGCCCCCGCCGATCTGTCGCGACGACCGGCAGTCGATGCCGTGGAGCAACCCGTCGCCCAGATCCGTGTGGATGTGGTTCGCGAAATCCTCGGTCGTCGACCCGGCCGGCAGGAGGAAGCAGTCGCGGAATCGCCCTTTCTCGCTCGTCGATCCGTCGTCGCTCCCGGGGAACACTGCGATGAGGTCGAGTGCGTCGAACAGCGCCGCCTCCAGCGACGACTGGACACCCGTCCCACCGTGTTCGTCGAGGAGGGAGCGAATCTGCTCTAACCCGGCCGCCTGCTCCTCGCTCACGTCGTCGACGAGGTCGAAGTCGTCGGCGCCGGGCGTGTAGTCGATCCGTCCTGCCTCGTCGGCGGCCTTCAGCGCTTTCTCCGCGTGGGCGCTCGCCGGGACGATCGGGAGGTGGTCGTAGGCGGGGTCGGCCGCGATGTCCGCGAAGTTCTCGGCCGCCGCGGGGTCGTCGATCTTGTTCGCCGCGATCACCATCGGCTTCGTGCGCTTGCGAATCTCGCGGGCCAGCGACTCCCGATCCGCCTCGTCCCACGTCGACGGGTCGAGGTCGAGGCCCTCAGAAAGGATGATCTGCTTGATCTCGTCCTCGTTCGTCCGGAACGCGCTCATCTGTTCGGCCAAATCGGCCTCGATGCTTGCGTCCGCGCCGTGATACTTCGACTCGAAGCGCTCGATCCCCTTCTCCAGAATCCCCAGATACCACATGTCGAGTTCGTTCTCGAGGAAGTCGATGTCGTCGCGAGGGTCGTGGCCCTCCGTGGGTTCGCCTTCGAGGTCCGTCTTCCCCGAGAAGTCGACGACGTGGACCAGCACGTCCGCCTCGTTGAGGTCGCTCAGGAACTGGTTGCCCAGCCCCTTCCCCTCGTGAGCGCCGGGGATGAGACCGGCCACGTCGACGAGTTGGACGGGAACGAATCGCGTCCCGTCGTCGCAGTAGCCCACGCTCGGCGTGCACGTCTCGTCGAACTCCGGGGCCGCACACGCGACGCGGACGTACGCCTCGCCGACGCTCGGGTCGATAGTGGTGAAGGGATACGCGCCCTCCGGCACGTCGTTCATCGTCGCCGCGTTGAAGAAAGTCGACTTGCCCACCGAGGGCTTGCCGACGAGTCCGATGGCATAGCTCATGGTCACCCTCCACCGTCACCGGGCAAAAACGCCGCTATCGCGCCGCCGTCTGGCTGTTACTCTCTTTCACACCGACCGGCTTATGCGGCCGGCGGACCGAGCGGGCACATGGCCGACGACTCCCCCGCGGACACCTTCGGCGTGAGCATCGGCGTCGACGACGACGCCTTTCGGTTTCTGGTTCACGTTCCCTCCAACCTCGACGCCGCCTGGAGCGACCGCGACGCCTTCCAGCAACTGGTCGAGCAGGCCGTCTGGGAGCGACTAGATCGGGACCGGACGATCCGGGCCGTCGACCGCGTGGCCGAGACGGGCGAACGGGTCGAACTCGGGACGGTGACGCTCCGCCCCGACGGAACCGTCGTCGATCACACCCTCGCAGAACCATGACGCTCGCGGCGGTCCGGGCGGCCGCACTCGACCGCGCCCTCGTCGGCGACGATCCCGAGTCCGCACTCGCGCTCGCGGGCGTCGTCGATAGCGTGATGCTTCGCATCACCGAAAAGAGCGCGATGCCCGGCGCCGCGGACGAAACAGCCGATCCGTTCACTGCCGCGATGCTCGCGGTCGGCTGTGTCGGGGCCGCGAGCGGATCAGCCGCGACCGACACGCTCGACGACCGGGCGTGGCGACCCGGCCACGACGCCGATCCAGCCGCTATCGCCGGCGCGGCCGTCGCCGTCCGTGAACGGGGTGTCGCCGTCGACCGAGCGGCCACCCTCGCCGGCTGCGCGCCGGCGACGCTCGACGCCGTCGTTGAGAAGCAACGTCGCGAAAAAGAGAACTGAGTCTCAGTTAGCGACCGTTGCCGTTTCCGCCGCCGTTGCCGCCAGCGTTCCCGCCGCCACTGTTGCCGCCAGCGTTCCCGCCGCCACTGTTGCCGCCAGCGTTCCCGCCGCCACTGTTGCCGCCAGCGTTGTCGCTACCGCCACCGGCATCGTCGTTGCCGCTACTGCCGGCGTCGTTGTCGCCGGCGTCGTCGTTACCGCCGTCCTGTTCGTCTTCCTCGTCCGACTGCCCGGGAGCCGAGTCGGAGTTACCCGGCGACTCGTCGCTTTCGTCCTCGGACTGGTCGTCGTCGCTATCCTCGGACTGCCCGGGGGCCGAATCGGAGTTACCCGGTGACTCGTCGCTCTCGTCCTCGGACTGATCGTCGTCGCTATCCTCGGACTGACCCGGTGCCGATCCCGAGTTACCCGGCGATTCGTCGCTCTCGTCCTCGGCGTCATCGCCAGACTGTCCCGGTGCCGATCCCGAGTTACCCGGCGACTCGTCCTCATCGTCGTCGGACTGACCCGGGGCCGATCCCGAGTTACCCGGAGCGCTCTCGTTGCCCTTGTTCTCGACCGGCGGGTTCGCCGGAACGATCCGCGACTGGTTGCCGTCCTTCTTCTCCTGACCCGGCGGCGTCACGGGCGCGTTGTTGCCCGCGGCCGGCGGCGTCACGGGCGCGTTGTTCCCGACCGCCTCGGAGTTACCCGCGTTCGACGGGTTGTTGCCCGTCACGAAGTCGGACACCTGCTGACCGATGCCGGTGAAGCCGGCACCCTTCAGCGCGTCGACGAAGGCCGAGACGATCTGACCGAACGGCCCGACCGGTTCGGGAGGCTCCAAGTCAGCCGTCGTCGTCGCCGTGTCGCCCTCTTTCGTCGCCGTCACCGTCACCGTGACGTTCTCCGCGGGCGCCGGGAGCACGACCGTCCCGGTGTCGTCCGTCTCGTACTCGCCCGTGGCCGCGTACGTGCCATCGGTCGTCACGGTGACCGTCGCATTCGTCACCGGTTCACCGAGTCGGCCGACCGAGACGGTCACCGTCCCGTCGTCGGCCTGTTCGACACCCACGGCGAGCGTCTGAACCGGCTTAACGACGACCGACGTGGACGCCGTGTCGTTCCCGTCCATCGCCGTGATCGTCAGTTCGACCGTCTCGTCCGGGTTGGCGAGCGTGACCGTGCCGTTCTCGTCGGTCTCGAACTCGCCCGTGTCGGCGTAGGTCGTGTTCGCCGTCACGTTCACCGTCGCGTCCTCGACCGTCGCGTTTCCGCGCGTGACCGTCACGACGACCGACCCGTCGGCCGCACCGTCAACCTCGATACCGAGTGCCGGTTCGAGGTCGACTGTCTGCGTCGTGGTCGTGCCGTTGTAACTCGCCTCGACGGTGACCGTCACCGGTTCGTCGGGCGCCTCGAGCGACACCGTGCCGTTGGTGTCGGTCTCGTACTCGCCCGCACCGGCGTACGTGTCGTTACCGTCGGCGGTCACGTTCACCGTCGCGTTCTCGACGGCCGTGCCGTTGTCCGTCAGGGTGACCGTCACCGCCCCTGTCTCGTCCTGTGTCACGTCCAGTGACAGCGACTCATCTGTCGTCTGCGCTGTCACCGCTGCCGGCGCGACCGCCGACACCAATAACAGCGCCGCCATCAGTATCGCACCAGTTCGTTTCGCGTTCATGCCGGTCGAGTCCACGGCCTACACCCCGTTAAATCGGGAAAGCGCTGAAGCCGGGTTTGGGGCGTTTCACCCCGATTAAACCCGGTTTAATTCGGATTGCCGAGCGTTATCGCGTGTGAGATGTGGGTAGGTGTGGCGAGACCAGTGGCTCGGAGCGTATGAAAACGCGACGAGTGGACGGATGGCCGTCGCTCGCCGAGTGAATGAAATGAAGTATGAATGGTGAGGCGGCGAATCGGGTCTCCCAGAGGCTCGCGCACTCCAGTACTGGCCGATACGCAGACAGGCTTAACGTCCGTGTTCGGGATGGGTACGGGTGTGTCCCTGCCGCTCTGGCCGCCTTCATGCCGACCGACGGAATCGAACCGTCATCAGACCACTGTCGGTGGGTCGAACTACCGTATGTACGTGCGATCCAGTTAACGCCTGGACCCGATCAGTCAGATCAGGTCACAGTGCGAATCAGATGAATGTGGCTTGGACTGTTAGTGCTCGCGGGCTGAACGTCTCGTTGCCTCGACGCGTACACCCCGAGTCTATCGAACTCGTCTTCTACGAGTGTCCTCGGTGGTACCTCTTTTCCAGGTGGGTTTCGAGCTTAGATGCGTTCAGCTCTTACCCCGTGGTGCGTGGCTGCCCGGCATCTGCTCTCTCGAACAACCGGTACACCAGTGGCACCCAAGCGGAGTTCCTCTCGTACTATACGCTTGTTCCCGTCAGGTACCTCAACACCCCCAATAGATAGCAGCCGACCTGTCTCACGACGGTCTAAACCCAGCTCACGACCTCCTTTAATAGGCGAACAACCTCACCCTTGCCCGCTTCTGCACGGGCAGGATGGAGGGAACCGACATCGAGGTAGCAAGCCACTCGGTCGATATGTGCTCTTGCGAGTGACGACTCTGTTATCCCTAAGGTAGCTTTTCTGTCATCCACGGGTCCCATTAATGAACCTCGTGGGTTCGCTAGACCACGCTTTCGCGTCAGCGATCCTCGTTGGGAAGATCACTGTCAGGCCTCCTTGTGCTCTTGCGCTCTCTTCCGGGTTCCCGACCCGGATGAGGAGACCATCGGGCGCGCTCGATATCTTTTCGAGCGCGTACCGCCCCAGTCAAACTGCCCGGCTACCGGTGTCCTCCGCCAGGAGTGAGAGTCGCAGTCACTACCGGGTAGTATTTCAATGGTGGCTCGGTGGCCCGCTAGCGCGGGTACCTGTGTAATGCCTCCTACCTATGCTGCACAGTAGCGACCACGTCTCAGCGACAGCCTGCAGTAAAGCTCTATAGGGTCTTCGCTTCCCCTTGGGGGTCTCCAGACTCCGCACTGGAACGTACAGTTCACCGGGCCCAGCGTTGGGACAGTGGCGCTCTCGTTGATCCATTCATGCAAGCCGCTACTGAAGCGGCAAGGTACTACGCTACCTTAAGAGGGTCATAGTTACCCCCGCCGTTGACGGGTCCTTCGTCCTCTTGTACGAGGTGTTCAGATACCCGCACTGGGCAGGATTCAGTGACCGTACGAGTCCTTGCGGATTTGCGGTCACCTATGTTGTTACTAGACAGTCGGAGCGCCCGAGTCACTGCGACCTGCCTCTCTCCGAGGCAGGCATCCCTTATTGCGAACGTACGGGACTAACTTGCCGAATTCCCTAACGCCGGTTGCTCCCGACGGGCCTTGCCTTTCGCCGGCAGAGCACCTGTGTCGGATCTCGGTACGATCACTACTCTCGTCTTTTCACGGGCTCTAGGTACGGCCGACTTGCGCTATCTCAGGATTTGGCCGCTTCCTGCCATTACGGCTTCCACGGCGGTACCTGATTCGACCGGGCGAAGGCCCGGCTCGGCTGTCCCCAAAGCGTCAACTTTCAATGAGTAGTGGTGCTGGAATATTAACCAGCTTCCCTGTTGTCTCGGTCGAATTACGGCGAGACTTAGGATCGACTAACCCTCGGCTGATTGGCAGTGCCGAGGAACCCTTGCTCGTAAGGCCGTCGGGGGTCACACCCGACTCTCGCTGCTACTATGACCAGGATTATCGTCACCGCTCGGTCCACACGAACTCTCGCCCGCGCTTCCGTCCGAACGGAGTGCCAGCCTACGCGATTGTCCGGTGAAGGACACGGGTAGGTCTCGGTGGTAGATTTGAGCCCCGATCATTTTGGGCGCCCCGAACCTCGGCCGGTAAGCTGTTACGCTTTTCTTAGAGGGTAGCTGCTTCTAAGCTCACCTCCCGGCTGTCTAGGGCTCGGGACCACCTTCGATCGCACTTAATCTACACTTGGGGACCTTAACCTACCGCTGGGTTGTCTCCCTTACGGTGCACAGGCTTACCCCGCACACCGGACTCCCTTCGTCTACGGCGTCCGCAAGTTCGGAGTTCGACAGGAAGGCCGACTCCTCTCGGAGGCGGGTCTTCCAATCGGTAGCTCTACCTCGCGGACTACCTCAGAAGAGGTCATGCTTCGACATGTTTCGGCTGGAACCAGCTGTTGCCGGGTTCGATGGGCCTTTCACCCCTACGCATAGGTCACGGGAGGGTATTGTAGGACACCACCCCTAACGGGCCTCCACGTGGCTTTCGCCACGCTTCACCCTGCCCACGCGTAGATCACCCGGTTTCGGGTCGCACCCGCTTGACTCCCCGCGCTTGAACACGGTGGCCCTGGTCGTAAGACTGCGGCCGTATCGGTTTCCCTGTGCCTTCCTCGATAGTCGAGTTAGGCTTGCCAAGCAAGTGCACTCCCTGGTTCGTTTTTCAAAACGCACGACGGAACATCGGCTTCCTTCGAGTCCTACTAGCGGGTCGCCCCGCGGTCGTTTGTCGAAGGACCTTGTATGCCCCGTCGCTCGATCGCCAACTGAGTTCAGGCTCTATTTCAGTTCCCTTCTCGGGATACTTTTCAGCGTTCGCTCACGCTACTTGTTCGCTATCGGTCTCGAGGAGTGTTTAGCCTTCCCGGTTGATGCCCGGGACGTTCACGAGGAATATCCAATCCCCGCTACTCTTGAACTGACTCACGTCGTACTGCATCCCGATACGGGGCTGTCACCCTGTATCGCGCTCCGTTTCAGGAGACTTCTCGGGACGGGTCGGACGCTGATCGTCAGCCTACACCACATGTCTCGTGAGAGATTCGGTTTGGGCTGGCCCGCGTTCACTCGCGGTTACTAACGGGATCGCGATTTGCGTTCTCTTCCTGCTCCTACTGAGATGTTTCAATTCGGAGCGTTCCCCATTGCGCGAAGCAATTGCGAGGGGATTCCCATTCGGAGATCCTCAGTTCT
This window encodes:
- a CDS encoding VOC family protein, translated to MDAVDHINIDVDDLDAAYEFYRDVLDLDLLRPPEDFKGAHVMFETGAGTVVTLMETGRAEKWDEEGLDHPLDKAHIAFETDRDTYQSLMAHLEGQFPKQGPYDWGEFEGFYFLDPSGNLLEIITYDPAPADRERRLMDHDDVE
- a CDS encoding ABC transporter substrate-binding protein; protein product: MSATETIRVFHLPFSFMLPQRVAAERGYFADEGLDVELIERDRTCVTNKYIPAEETLTGDNDVDLYPICKWESLKRTWEFDDGRIVAKGTFADQPYAVFVRPDSDIEEPSDLANVPVGVNRRTGQEYTAIRALEEHMDEDEVVIEGHGMPTDRLRALRDGDVEAVTLLDPHITLAEHLGFEKVLEFENHMGVVGAEALEGETLDAFMRAYRRAVEEINADPDAYRDQYLDMLWKDEAVAPDLFEDVDADAVRAAIDVPEYEVPELADRDDLDYHLDWMKRRQLIDGDADIDAIVSPLR
- a CDS encoding DNA primase, with translation MNAKRTGAILMAALLLVSAVAPAAVTAQTTDESLSLDVTQDETGAVTVTLTDNGTAVENATVNVTADGNDTYAGAGEYETDTNGTVSLEAPDEPVTVTVEASYNGTTTTQTVDLEPALGIEVDGAADGSVVVTVTRGNATVEDATVNVTANTTYADTGEFETDENGTVTLANPDETVELTITAMDGNDTASTSVVVKPVQTLAVGVEQADDGTVTVSVGRLGEPVTNATVTVTTDGTYAATGEYETDDTGTVVLPAPAENVTVTVTATKEGDTATTTADLEPPEPVGPFGQIVSAFVDALKGAGFTGIGQQVSDFVTGNNPSNAGNSEAVGNNAPVTPPAAGNNAPVTPPGQEKKDGNQSRIVPANPPVENKGNESAPGNSGSAPGQSDDDEDESPGNSGSAPGQSGDDAEDESDESPGNSGSAPGQSEDSDDDQSEDESDESPGNSDSAPGQSEDSDDDQSEDESDESPGNSDSAPGQSDEEDEQDGGNDDAGDNDAGSSGNDDAGGGSDNAGGNSGGGNAGGNSGGGNAGGNSGGGNAGGNGGGNGNGR
- a CDS encoding cupin domain-containing protein — encoded protein: MRRINDERADDEQVADGVYLADLAAGERASMKHWRVEPGATLPVHRHDNEQIGYMIRGTLTAITENEEITLRPGDSYLFKSGELHGAENRGDEPAVGIGVLSPPRSDPDWKQS
- a CDS encoding MFS transporter, whose amino-acid sequence is MDANDRGLVKFTALAHALFHTYELSIPLFIGVWMAEFDASAALVGTVVGAGYALVGLGAPVSGVLSDRLGSRRLITLSVVGMGGGFALVSLADGVFVLGVAVVVWGAFASLYHPAGLSLISRSADARGSVFAYHGAGGNVGTAFGPLATVVLLLTVEWQLAVGLLALPAFAAALVGLRIEFDAAGGNSDGDGGGTTETLGTELRRTVAESRALFGAAFTVAFVAVLLYGTYYRGLLTFLPDVLAESPSLVPVELFGYDVDPAQYVYTGLLTVGIGGQYAGGRLTDRVPSTTAFVAAFAVLAGLAFAFPVVRTLGVVPLVGVCLALGFVVYGTAPIYQVVIAEHAADDAHGRSYGFTYLAMFGVGAAGASVAGVVLTHATSAILFAVLGLVAAIGCGVVVWLRRL
- a CDS encoding CinA family protein, producing the protein MTDADSTTDTTQPASDDAVERRLGRRLREREETLAVAESLTGGLVGSLLTDVPGSSDYFDRSVVAYSNDAKLDCLGVTRESLDDHGAVSAPVAREMARGVRDDAEATWGVSTTGIAGPSGGTDEKPVGLVFVGVAYAAPWGTGDSFVHAERRVFDGDRWTVKRESARWALRTLDAALD
- a CDS encoding NAD(P)-dependent oxidoreductase; the encoded protein is MSAERSELDMADETIAFVGLGIMGGPMAKNLLDAGYTVIGHNRSQEPVDEHVEAGGEAAETPKEAAERADVTIMCLPDHDVVAEVMRREDGVLAGLSEGDVVIDNSTISPIVTEDLAEEVRERGANMLDAPISGGEEGAIEASLSIMVGGDEDVLEKVRPILDVMGETITYCGDNGAGQVTKACNQIVVAGTMQAVSEALVFAYQADADLEAVVDAISGGAAGCWTLDNRAPSMIQGDFEPGFFADYQYKDLRIATDAGEAYQSPMPQTELVHEMYKSMVATGRGKDDNSGVMQVIEDMAGVEARVEDD
- a CDS encoding protoglobin domain-containing protein, encoding MSGIPGYDFGDESVPDAPISMAEFERLKDTVMWSDEDDEYLRMAGETLEPQVDDMLDRWLGFLSTFEFMNDYRRDVDTGELIEEYGDRSRPRYGQWIRDTCDTPYDEDWLDYQFEIGRRHHRTKKNETDDVNAAPHINLRHITPLIYLHTATVREFLQNGDHTEEEIDKMYQAWFKSVVLQVTLWSYPYTKEGDW
- a CDS encoding redox-regulated ATPase YchF; the protein is MSYAIGLVGKPSVGKSTFFNAATMNDVPEGAYPFTTIDPSVGEAYVRVACAAPEFDETCTPSVGYCDDGTRFVPVQLVDVAGLIPGAHEGKGLGNQFLSDLNEADVLVHVVDFSGKTDLEGEPTEGHDPRDDIDFLENELDMWYLGILEKGIERFESKYHGADASIEADLAEQMSAFRTNEDEIKQIILSEGLDLDPSTWDEADRESLAREIRKRTKPMVIAANKIDDPAAAENFADIAADPAYDHLPIVPASAHAEKALKAADEAGRIDYTPGADDFDLVDDVSEEQAAGLEQIRSLLDEHGGTGVQSSLEAALFDALDLIAVFPGSDDGSTSEKGRFRDCFLLPAGSTTEDFANHIHTDLGDGLLHGIDCRSSRQIGGGHELDDRDVVELVTTN